The Pyrus communis chromosome 8, drPyrComm1.1, whole genome shotgun sequence region CCTGTGTGGCTGCGTTGAGCTGCAAGACCACCGAAGCCATGGGCTCCAGGTTCAAACCCAGAAACCCTGACGTCTTCCATGGCGTTCCCATCATTGCAAGTTGCCTGCAACCAATCCTCATCCACGGGTCAACGTTTTGATAACCTACAGCTCGTCCCCGACAACGCTTGACCGAGATTCTATTGAATCTAGttggattttttaatttttcgatttggatttctagggttttggttgaAACGTTGAGATTTCTCTATCTCCGTTCATATTCATGATCCTCGTTGACTCCTCGCTCTGAGACGATAGCCTGCAGTGGCGGCGCTGGCCTTCCTCCCCAGTGACCGCACTTAGCGAAGCTGGGTTATATTTTGTTCAAACCCGAGCCCAATTAGGCCTTGGTTTTCTCAACCTgaaattttttcctttttgggcTCGCTTGCAACGGCCCAATTCATCACCAGCATGTAGAGCTATAGTGTCCTCATGCATAAAACCACACCAGATCCCAGCCCATAGCTGGTGAGTCGGTGCACCTGCATCGTGAGACACCTAACCATAACTCCACACAACTATGGCGCTCTCATGTACCGCAACACACATGATTACGTCCGTTCGGGTACATGTGTCCGTAACGCACTAGATCAGAGCTTCTTTTTGGGTCTCTATTTTTTGGCCTGATCAGCCCGAGCCCAATCTAGCCTAATTTTTTGGGCCTAGACCACGGCACCAATTTTGCTCAACCTACCCGTGGGTTTTGGTCCATATTTTTGGGCCCCGAGCTtagttgtttatttttttagacaatttgggttttataatttttcacccacactttaattttggcttgaagtccaaataattaatataattattatCAAGACCTGAagatctatttgcatattttcttgttgcatatttatgtatatatttttatgtttgtcTGCAGGAACATATAAACCTAAggttcataattatttcgaaacctgaagtttctagaaacatgccttgtttgaaaacctgaagttttccttaaaaacatcacccatgaaaaaccgaagtttttttcatgaaaatttaaaccaatacataTCTATTaaaacctgaatgttctactcctatgtgacttgataaattttttttccattacgctaaccacatcttgtccatttcttttgtgataggaacatgtcgaatttgaacaaacttgacttcactgctttggaggtctctggaagaaactacctcaagtgggtctaagatgtgaagctccacctcaccgGAAGGAATTTGCGTTCCGCCTTGAAGATGAGACGAACAACCCGATTGGTGAAGCTGAGAAAGCcattgccatgatcttcatccgaagacatattcatgatgcACTACAAACTGAGTACCGTGCTGAGGAAGATCCACGAGTACTTTGGGTCGCTTTGGCTGATcgctttgatcaccaaaaggacatcttcttgcctgaagcaagacatgactggcagcaTTTACGCTTcaaagactttaagtctgtgaatgaatataattatgaagtttttcgaatccgatcacttctcaagtttcaTAATGAGACCTTGACCGAAGAGGATCTCCTGGAAATGACCTATTCAACCGTCTCTACTACTAATATTGTCCtacagcaacaatatagggcttAGAAATTCATCAAGTTTTCAGATttaatctctgttttacttctcgttgAATAGCAGAATTAGCtgttaatgaaaaatcatcaagcgaAACCTACTGGGGCGATTgttgtgcctgaagcacactaTAACACGAACCAACACCCAAAACGCCAAAATAGGTGTGGTAGAGGTGGCCATAAGCCACCCCATCAAGGTTAACAGAGCCAAGgcccatctaagggaggaaaccGATCCCAAAAGCGCCTTAACCTAACTCCTAAgatggcagatagtgcaaccacgcacactgTTTTGCATGAACGCatttatttcactaacttcatacctaagaatgcacctctgacaaccctctcagacccatccaacctgatcgaAGGATACAGTgaggcacgtataatgttgtccaatggtagaatcttgaccattgatgaggcactttattctccGTGTTCCAAaagaacgttgctgagtttCAAGAACATTaaagataataattaccacGATGAAACCCATGTAGAAACTAGAGTAGAATTTATGTGCATAACTtcatacgaatatggccagaagcatattctagagaagatagAGCGTATTCTGAATGGTCTATCTATTATGACCATACACCCTATAGAAAACCATTATGTGGCTGACCCTACCTCTGGGACCGCACataaaattacactttggcatgatcgtttgggacaccCTAGATGAATAGCGATGTggcgtatcctcaaatcatcacacggaCAACCATTAACCcaaagtttaggttcgattcaaggaatcgcatgtcaaaccttcttatgacaagattcattcgaatcctcatatttttctacaaaggattcaagggacatttgtggaccaatTCACACTCCATGTGGACCgtttagatattttatgattttggttgacGCTTACACATGTTGGCCACATGAGTGCTTGTTGTCCATAAGGAACGCTACATTCTCCAAATTGTTGGCTCAagttatcaagctcagggctcaccaccctgattatccgatcaaatatatttgattggataatgctggagaattcacatctaaaacttttgatgactattacatgtcggttggggttgaagttgaacatccagtacccTATGTTCACACCAGAACGGCCTAGCAGAGGCATTCATTATGTGCTTATAAAagattgctcgatcgttggtcataTGTACCAAGCTCCCAATcgctgcttggggccatgcaatattgtaCACAGCCATGTTGGTCTGCCTAAGGCCTATTGCGACCCAACCATATATCACCCTTAAGTTGGTTATCGAATACGAACCCGACATATCGCATCTGCATGTTTTGTGCGGTCTATATGCCGATTTCGCCGCCCTTACATAAAAAATAGGGCATCAACGaaggatgggaatctatgtcggatatgattctccttcaatcattcattacttagaacctttgacatgtGATTTGTTTACTGCTCGTTTcacggattgtcacttctatgagacaatcttcctgtcgttagggggagataagaacgtcaatgtTCATGATAAATGACGCAAATTATCGTGGATGAGTCCCACTTGTCTTATTTAGATCCCTGTATTGCTCAGTCTGGAACTGAAGTGCAATGTATATAAGATCCTCAGAGCATGCCAAATGCTTTCACCGATCTAGCGtgagtgacaaaatcacatattccagctgcgaATGTGCctacaaagatggatgtaccaaatgtacgatggACTTCTTTCCTGGAGGCCCGGGACACCACTTTGGccgatccacgtacattagcaGCTAGCCAATCCTCTGCCCTTACACAAAAGCTTAGCAGACCtattggttcaaag contains the following coding sequences:
- the LOC137742841 gene encoding uncharacterized protein, with protein sequence MALSCLWKKLPQVGLRCEAPPHRKEFAFRLEDETNNPIGEAEKAIAMIFIRRHIHDALQTEYRAEEDPRVLWVALADRFDHQKDIFLPEARHDWQHLRFKDFKSVNEYNYEVFRIRSLLKFHNETLTEEDLLEMTYSTVSTTNIVLQQQYRA